One Porphyromonas pogonae genomic region harbors:
- the cobA gene encoding uroporphyrinogen-III C-methyltransferase, whose product MMEKGKIYLVGAGPGDPELLTVRARDLLTEADCVIYDALVNPAILNLVPLHAQLIYVGKRADHHSYTQEEINDIILQEYRPEGIVVRLKGGDPFVFGRGGEEMLALAQGGIPFEVVPGITSGIAAPEYMSIPVTHRGISTSVTLITGFTKELQAPDADWDALVRLGGTLVFYMSTRTAPLVSAKLVEAGMSPDTPMAIITNGTLPHQTMICDKISAFTDTFTDYEILAPGLVVIGDVIGLKDSVPDRPQKPLQGQNILVTRSLHQSSNLADMLSNCGANPILLPTIEITPLEDQSCLRSAFENISSYNWIFFTSVNGVEVFFDELLKGDRDIRAVAHCSFAVVGKATGDAMMKYGLKPDFVPAKHTGEDMVAEFVQSYDMDGVKVLLPGSVLSRDAIKDNLSDHGVVCDFIPVYDNQPIHYSSQRLEVMRAIAPQWITFCSSSAVTNFMKLVDNHGLQDWIRHSRIACIGELTAHTATHAGLQVDVMPHKPLMELLVQEIINYTQQQTH is encoded by the coding sequence ATGATGGAAAAAGGTAAGATATATCTCGTGGGCGCAGGCCCGGGTGATCCCGAATTGCTTACGGTGCGCGCGCGCGACCTGCTTACTGAAGCAGACTGTGTAATTTACGATGCGCTGGTCAATCCTGCCATACTCAATCTGGTCCCGTTACACGCCCAACTGATCTATGTTGGCAAGAGAGCCGATCATCACTCCTACACGCAGGAGGAGATCAATGATATCATCTTGCAAGAGTATAGACCCGAGGGTATTGTTGTGCGACTCAAGGGTGGTGACCCCTTTGTTTTCGGCCGTGGAGGTGAAGAGATGCTGGCATTGGCACAAGGGGGCATTCCTTTCGAAGTAGTTCCTGGTATCACCTCCGGCATCGCTGCTCCGGAATATATGAGTATCCCCGTTACTCATCGGGGCATCAGCACGTCCGTGACGTTGATCACAGGATTTACCAAAGAGCTCCAAGCACCTGATGCGGACTGGGATGCATTGGTACGTCTCGGTGGCACTTTGGTTTTTTATATGAGTACCCGCACAGCTCCATTGGTGAGTGCCAAGCTCGTAGAGGCAGGCATGTCCCCTGATACACCTATGGCTATTATTACCAACGGTACATTGCCTCATCAGACTATGATCTGTGATAAGATTTCGGCTTTTACGGATACATTTACAGACTACGAAATATTAGCTCCGGGGCTTGTGGTCATAGGCGATGTGATAGGACTCAAAGACAGTGTGCCTGATCGACCGCAAAAACCGCTGCAAGGACAAAATATATTGGTAACCCGCTCACTACACCAATCATCCAATCTAGCAGATATGTTGAGCAACTGTGGAGCCAATCCTATATTGCTGCCTACGATAGAAATTACTCCCCTGGAAGATCAGTCGTGTCTGAGATCAGCTTTTGAGAATATCTCTTCTTATAATTGGATATTCTTTACTTCGGTCAATGGAGTAGAAGTTTTCTTCGATGAATTACTCAAAGGGGATAGAGATATTAGAGCCGTGGCCCACTGTTCCTTTGCGGTAGTAGGTAAAGCTACCGGAGATGCCATGATGAAATATGGACTTAAGCCCGACTTCGTACCTGCCAAACACACGGGCGAAGACATGGTGGCGGAATTTGTGCAGAGCTATGACATGGATGGGGTGAAGGTGCTACTGCCGGGATCTGTATTGTCACGCGATGCTATCAAGGACAATCTGTCCGATCATGGTGTCGTCTGTGATTTTATTCCCGTTTACGACAATCAGCCTATCCACTATTCGTCGCAACGCCTGGAGGTAATGCGTGCTATTGCTCCGCAGTGGATCACATTTTGTAGTTCATCCGCAGTGACCAACTTCATGAAGTTGGTCGACAATCATGGTTTGCAGGATTGGATACGGCACTCCCGCATCGCCTGTATAGGAGAGCTTACCGCACACACAGCCACTCATGCCGGCCTACAGGTGGATGTGATGCCACACAAGCCTCTCATGGAATTATTGGTTCAAGAAATTATAAATTATACACAACAACAAACACACTAA
- the hemB gene encoding porphobilinogen synthase — MFPFTRMRRLRNTEALRAMVRETSLSPQDFIAPLFVRHGENIKEEISAMPGQYHFSVDTVLTECAELAALGISGVMLFGIPDHKDATGSESYDDNGIVQQAIRAIKKALPDFLVIADVCMCEYTDHGHCGIIHDHYVDNDETLEYLCKQTLSYARAGVDMVAPSDMMDGRIQAMRRALDENGFVKIPIMAYSAKFSSAFYGPFREAADSAPSFGDRRSYQMDPANANEALREIESDIEEGADIVMVKPALPYLDIIARAAQEFKLPIAAYNVSGEYSMVKAAAANGWIDEDRIIIESLLSIKRAGAKIIITYFAKDACRIMNKH; from the coding sequence ATGTTCCCATTTACCAGAATGCGCCGTCTCAGAAACACTGAAGCTCTCAGAGCCATGGTGCGTGAGACCTCATTATCACCTCAAGACTTCATAGCTCCGCTCTTTGTACGTCATGGAGAAAATATTAAAGAAGAGATATCTGCTATGCCGGGGCAATACCATTTCTCTGTAGATACAGTGCTTACAGAGTGTGCAGAGCTGGCAGCTCTGGGTATCAGTGGAGTGATGCTATTTGGTATTCCCGACCACAAGGATGCTACAGGCTCGGAATCGTATGATGACAACGGCATAGTACAGCAAGCTATCAGAGCTATCAAAAAAGCTTTGCCCGACTTCCTTGTTATAGCGGATGTGTGCATGTGTGAATATACCGATCACGGACACTGCGGTATTATTCACGACCACTACGTAGATAATGATGAGACGCTCGAATACCTGTGCAAGCAAACGCTCTCTTATGCCCGTGCGGGCGTGGACATGGTGGCTCCCTCCGATATGATGGACGGGCGCATACAAGCGATGCGTAGGGCTTTGGACGAGAATGGTTTTGTGAAGATTCCCATCATGGCTTACTCAGCTAAGTTCAGCTCTGCATTTTATGGACCTTTCCGTGAAGCAGCCGACTCTGCGCCCTCGTTTGGTGACAGACGTTCGTACCAGATGGATCCTGCCAATGCCAATGAAGCTCTGCGTGAGATAGAATCGGATATAGAGGAAGGCGCAGACATTGTAATGGTCAAGCCTGCTTTGCCTTATCTCGATATAATTGCCCGTGCGGCACAGGAATTCAAGTTGCCTATTGCCGCTTACAATGTGAGTGGCGAGTACTCTATGGTAAAAGCTGCCGCAGCCAATGGATGGATCGATGAAGATCGCATCATCATTGAATCTCTATTGAGCATCAAGCGTGCGGGAGCCAAAATTATTATTACTTATTTTGCCAAAGATGCCTGTCGCATCATGAACAAACATTAG
- the hemL gene encoding glutamate-1-semialdehyde 2,1-aminomutase: protein MPTYTKSESLFQEANQYIPGGVNSPVRAFKSVGRTPLYIDHGTDGHVFDVDGNEYIDFISSWGPLILGHANPLIQDAIRKEVEKGTSYGACNEHEVEMARMICNFFPSVDKVRMVNSGTEATMSAVRLARGFTGRDKIIKFDGCYHGHADMFLIKAGSGLATYGESGSAGVTKGTAEDTLVATYNDISSVKKLIQAFPHQIAAVILEPVMGNMGLIMPREGFLQELRELTSEHNILLIFDEVISGFRAAKGGVQELFGISPDLTCLGKIIGGGLPVGAFGGRADIMDHLSPNGRVYQAGTLSGNPLAMVAGIAMLRQLESPGFYDELEAVGARFEALVQEAIVPYGDKLSFNRCGSLCTLFFKSGGVICNDDAKKSDTNLYARYFQLMLDQGVYLPPSQFECMFLSAAHTDEDLQRTVEAMSTALAKVLA from the coding sequence ATGCCTACTTACACAAAATCTGAGTCTCTGTTTCAGGAGGCCAATCAGTATATCCCCGGAGGAGTAAACAGCCCTGTGCGTGCATTTAAATCTGTAGGGCGCACGCCACTCTATATCGATCATGGCACGGACGGTCATGTGTTTGACGTAGATGGTAATGAGTACATCGACTTCATCTCTTCGTGGGGGCCTCTCATCCTGGGGCACGCCAATCCTCTCATCCAAGATGCCATCCGCAAAGAAGTGGAGAAAGGTACAAGCTACGGCGCATGCAATGAACACGAGGTGGAGATGGCTCGTATGATCTGCAACTTCTTCCCCTCCGTAGACAAGGTGCGTATGGTCAACTCGGGTACCGAAGCTACTATGAGTGCAGTGCGTCTGGCAAGAGGTTTCACGGGGCGTGACAAGATTATCAAATTCGATGGTTGCTATCATGGGCATGCCGATATGTTCCTGATCAAAGCCGGCTCAGGACTTGCTACTTACGGCGAGAGCGGCAGTGCAGGCGTAACCAAAGGCACTGCGGAGGATACTTTGGTGGCTACGTATAACGATATTTCTTCGGTAAAAAAACTGATTCAAGCCTTTCCTCATCAGATAGCCGCTGTGATACTGGAGCCTGTGATGGGGAATATGGGGCTTATCATGCCTCGTGAGGGCTTCCTGCAAGAACTGCGTGAGCTTACATCCGAACATAATATCTTGCTTATCTTTGACGAAGTCATCAGCGGGTTCCGTGCAGCCAAGGGTGGGGTACAAGAGCTATTCGGTATAAGTCCTGATCTCACCTGTCTGGGTAAAATTATAGGCGGTGGTCTACCTGTGGGAGCTTTCGGAGGAAGGGCTGATATTATGGATCATCTGTCTCCTAACGGACGTGTCTATCAGGCGGGCACCCTATCGGGCAATCCACTGGCTATGGTAGCAGGTATTGCTATGCTTCGTCAATTGGAATCTCCCGGGTTCTATGACGAGCTTGAGGCGGTAGGAGCTCGATTCGAGGCTCTCGTGCAGGAAGCTATTGTTCCCTATGGGGACAAGCTTTCGTTCAATCGTTGCGGATCATTATGCACACTCTTTTTCAAATCCGGCGGTGTGATTTGTAATGATGATGCCAAGAAGAGCGATACAAATTTGTATGCTCGCTATTTTCAGCTGATGTTGGATCAGGGCGTCTATTTACCACCATCGCAGTTTGAGTGCATGTTTCTTTCCGCTGCTCATACCGACGAGGATTTACAGCGTACTGTAGAAGCTATGTCTACTGCTTTGGCCAAGGTGCTGGCATAG
- the eno gene encoding phosphopyruvate hydratase, whose product MEIVKIVAREILDSRGNPTVEVDVHLACGVMGRAAVPSGASTGENEAIELRDGDKKRYLGKGVLKAVDNVNNVIAPELYGMSVLEQRAIDHKLIELDGTKTKSNLGANAMLGVSLAVAKAAAAYLEIPLYRYIGGTNTYVLPVPMMNIINGGSHSDAPIAFQEFMIRPVGASCFREGLRMGAEVFHALKKVLHDRGLSTAVGDEGGFAPALNGTEDAIESILKAVEAAGYVPGKDVTIAMDCASSEFYSNGVYDYTKFEGDKGVKRNADEQVAYLTELVEKYPIDSIEDGMSENDWEGWKKLTAAIGKRCQLVGDDLFVTNVEFLKRGIAEDCGNSILIKVNQIGTLSETLDAIEMAHRHGYTSVTSHRSGETEDATIADIAVATNSGQIKTGSLSRTDRMAKYNQLLRIEEELGNLAVYGYKRVK is encoded by the coding sequence ATGGAAATTGTAAAGATTGTAGCAAGAGAGATTCTTGATTCTCGTGGTAATCCCACAGTAGAAGTTGACGTGCATTTGGCTTGTGGCGTTATGGGCCGTGCAGCAGTACCCAGTGGAGCATCTACAGGTGAGAATGAAGCTATCGAACTTCGCGACGGCGACAAGAAGCGTTACCTCGGTAAGGGCGTTCTCAAAGCTGTTGACAATGTAAATAATGTAATTGCTCCCGAGTTATATGGCATGAGCGTTCTAGAGCAACGTGCTATCGACCACAAACTCATCGAGCTTGATGGTACCAAGACTAAGAGTAACCTCGGAGCCAACGCCATGTTGGGCGTTTCTTTGGCCGTTGCCAAAGCTGCTGCCGCATACCTCGAAATACCTTTGTATCGCTATATCGGCGGAACCAATACTTACGTTCTTCCCGTGCCTATGATGAATATCATCAACGGTGGTTCACACTCTGATGCTCCTATCGCATTCCAAGAGTTTATGATCCGTCCCGTAGGTGCATCTTGCTTCCGTGAAGGTCTTCGTATGGGTGCCGAAGTATTCCACGCACTTAAGAAAGTATTACATGACCGTGGCCTCAGCACTGCTGTAGGTGATGAAGGTGGTTTTGCACCTGCACTCAATGGCACCGAAGACGCTATCGAATCAATCCTCAAAGCTGTAGAAGCTGCCGGCTATGTACCCGGTAAGGATGTTACCATCGCTATGGACTGTGCTTCTTCTGAGTTTTACAGCAATGGCGTTTATGACTACACTAAATTCGAAGGTGACAAGGGTGTAAAGCGTAATGCTGACGAACAAGTAGCTTACCTCACTGAGCTTGTAGAGAAATATCCTATCGACTCTATCGAAGATGGTATGAGCGAAAACGACTGGGAAGGCTGGAAGAAACTTACTGCTGCTATCGGCAAGCGTTGTCAGCTCGTAGGAGACGACTTGTTCGTAACCAACGTAGAATTCCTCAAGCGTGGTATTGCTGAAGATTGTGGTAACTCTATCCTGATCAAAGTGAACCAGATCGGTACACTTTCTGAAACTCTTGATGCTATCGAGATGGCTCACCGTCATGGTTACACCAGTGTAACTTCGCACCGTTCCGGCGAAACAGAAGATGCTACTATCGCAGACATCGCTGTTGCTACCAATTCCGGTCAGATCAAGACAGGTTCGCTCAGCCGTACCGACCGCATGGCCAAGTACAACCAACTTCTCCGTATCGAGGAAGAACTTGGCAATCTTGCCGTTTACGGTTACAAGAGAGTAAAGTAA
- the pdxH gene encoding pyridoxamine 5'-phosphate oxidase, protein MDLHLENVRREYISKSLSSKDMPADPFILIAKWLQDAIDAKALEPTAVIVGTSTPDGHPSTRTVLLKEVLGDEFVFYTNYESRKGQQIASNPHVCLTFLWHELERQIHIEGNIRKLEPEISDAYFKTRPYKSRVGARISPQSRPIPGRTFIVTEFMKESLKYAGREVPRPGTWGGYAVKANRIEFWQGRESRLHDRFLYTRNEDNTWTLTRIAP, encoded by the coding sequence ATGGATTTACATCTTGAGAATGTAAGACGTGAGTATATAAGTAAAAGTCTTAGTAGCAAGGATATGCCGGCCGATCCTTTTATATTAATTGCTAAATGGCTACAAGATGCTATCGACGCTAAAGCGCTGGAGCCGACCGCTGTGATTGTGGGCACTTCTACTCCGGACGGGCACCCCAGTACACGCACAGTACTGCTCAAAGAAGTTTTGGGTGATGAGTTTGTATTCTATACCAACTACGAAAGTCGCAAAGGACAGCAGATTGCCTCCAATCCGCATGTGTGTCTTACCTTTTTGTGGCACGAGCTCGAGAGACAGATTCATATTGAGGGAAACATCCGCAAATTAGAGCCCGAGATTAGCGATGCATATTTCAAAACACGTCCTTATAAAAGTCGTGTAGGGGCTAGAATATCTCCCCAAAGCCGCCCTATTCCCGGCAGGACGTTTATCGTGACCGAGTTTATGAAGGAAAGTCTCAAATACGCAGGGCGTGAGGTGCCTCGCCCTGGTACCTGGGGAGGATACGCCGTCAAGGCGAATCGAATAGAATTTTGGCAAGGAAGGGAAAGTCGCCTGCATGACAGATTTCTCTATACCCGCAATGAGGACAACACATGGACACTTACCCGTATAGCGCCCTAA